The following coding sequences are from one Plasmodium coatneyi strain Hackeri chromosome 11, complete sequence window:
- a CDS encoding Aminomethyltransferase, which translates to MRILFKRQKRLPGVRYFSLGNKQKEEVRKTILYDVHKKNNAIFKIHSGYYLPNEYKDYTLITSHLHTRSSCSLFDYTYRPILKISGADKINFLEKYVGSDIKGLWENECRISLLLNEKGGIVDDIVIILRENHLLLYLNIQCKNKVFKYLNEKLLENTKLDVKIEEYTSHSSICIQGSKSANVLNEIIGDDTYLENCSFMSSNITKLNKIDGCVLNRYTCTGEDGFDILVANKHVQELYECILNNPLVKPGGLEVLNTLRLESGFCVYGKDINENLTPIESNYKWVLGQRRLKELDFNGAHIIMNQIKNGTTIKRVGIIMNSTIVPKENSKIYTNENAHEEIGYITSSVFSPLLQKPIAMGYIKTEHAAANSLIKVECLNKLEVAQISKMPFVPLSIYKM; encoded by the exons ATGAGGATCCTATTTAAGCGGCAGAAGAGACTACCGGGGGTTCGGTACTTCTCATTAGGGAATAAACAAAAG gaagaagtgaGGAAAACCATTCTGTATGACGTGCACAAAAAGAACAACGCGATTTTCAAAATCCACAGCGGGTACTACCTCCCGAATGAGTATAAAGACTATACGTTGATAACATCGCATTTACACACGAGGTCAAGCTGCTCCCTTTTTGATTACACATACAGACCAATCTTAAAGATAAGTGGGGCAGATAAAATAAACTTTTTAGAAAAGTACGTGGGTAGCGATATTAAAGGGTTATGGGAAAATGAATGTCGAATAAGTTTGTTGCTAaacgaaaaaggaggaattgtAGATGACATAGTGATTATACTGAGGGAAAATCATTTACTACtatatttaaatatacaGTGCAAGAATAAGGTGTTTAAATACCTAAACGAAAAGCTTTTGGAGAATACCAAACTGGATGTGAAGATAGAAGAGTACACTTCTCACAGTTCAATATGTATTCAGGGGAGCAAATCCGCCAATGTGCTGAATGAAATAATAGGAGATGATACCTATTTGGAAAATTGTAGCTTTATGTCAAGCAATATTACCAAGTTGAATAAGATAGACGGGTGCGTACTAAATAGGTATACCTGTACTGGTGAGGACGGCTTTGATATTTTAGTAGCAAATAAGCACGTGCAAGAATTGTACGAATGCATTTTAAACAACCCATTGGTAAAGCCGGGTGGATTAGAAGTTCTGAATACACTCAGATTGGAAAGTGGATTTTGTGTGTATGGAAAAGATATCAACGAAAATTTGACTCCCATCGAATCGAATTATAAATGGGTGCTAGGTCAGAGGAGACTGAAGGAATTAGATTTCAATGGTGCACATATTATAATGAACCAAATTAAAAACGGTACAACTATTAAGCGAGTCGGGATAATCATGAACTCGACCATCGTTCCGAAGGAGAATTCAAAAATTTACACCAATGAAAATGCGCACGAAGAGATAGGTTACATAACCAGCAGCGTTTTCTCTCCCCTGCTGCAGAAGCCAATTGCTATGGGTTACATAAAGACGGAACACGCTGCTGCTAATAGTCTTATAAAAGTGGAATGCCTGAACAAGTTGGAAGTCGCTCAAATTAGCAAAATGCCATTTGTCCCCCTGTCCATATATAAGATGTGA
- a CDS encoding 50S ribosomal protein L17, which yields MIKLSGIYSYWHYKAWQRATAGYLRTFIKNNLANNEMVGYVINDKHPKSIRVACDRYMYVVRYKKTFRYTKKIWAHDEKSEAKIGDIVRIQPLGYRIGPWKNYILVKILYKENKEVT from the exons atgataaaactAAGCGGCATATATTCCTACTGGCATTACAAAGCTTGGCAACGTGCTACGGCTGGATATTTGAGGACAT TTATTAAAAACAATTTAGCGAACAACGAAATGGTCGGTTATGTCATTAACGACAAGCATCCCAAGAGCATACGAGTTGCATGCGACAG GTACATGTACGTCGTTCGGTACAAGAAGACCTTCaggtacacaaaaaaaatttgggcCCATGACGAAAAGAGCGAAGCAAAGATCGGAGACATTGTGCGAATTCAGCCACTGGGGTATCGGATAGGCCCCTGGAAAAATTACATCCTcgtcaaaattttgtacaaggaaaataaggaagtgaCTTGA
- a CDS encoding Ferrochelatase: MNIEDFLKFNNLKLSKDKIANSLQRNKIGILITNLGSPAKPTYWALFKYLANFLGDPRVVKLNRFLWLPVLYSYVLPFRSGKSLSKYKNVWTDDGSPLCVNTHKQCAALKERLFAMYKDKVTITYGMRYGERSIKRALDYLKEKNINKLLVVPLYPQSAECTVASTFDCVGENLKKWNNIPELRFLSGYCLNEKYLNSMTECIQNFWKINGKGDKLIISYHSIPTKTVEDGDLYPFFCIESTNQLVKKLNLKKEDYILAFQSRIEGQRWIQPCIENILKQLSSDRCNVVDVVCPSFSADCLETLEEIEITYRQQFLQHGNGRLRYISCLNYSKVGIDFLMGIIQENMVGW, translated from the exons atgaatatagaGGACTTTCTAAAATTCAACAACTTAAAATTATCCAAAGATAAAATAGCAAACAGCCTCCAACGCAACAAAATCGGCATCCTCATAACCAATTTGGGCAGCCCCGCGAAACCGACTTATTGGGCGTTGTTCAAATATTTGGCTA ATTTCCTGGGTGACCCGCGAGTTGTCAAGCTGAATCGCTTTTTGTGGCTGCCCGTGCTCTACAGCTACGTACTGCCCTTCCGCAGCG GAAAGTCCCTatccaaatataaaaatgtgtggACAGATGATGGGTCCCCTCTATGCGTGAACACGCATAAGCAATGCGCAGCGCTGAAGGAGCGTTTATTTGCAAT GTACAAGGACAAAGTTACCATTACCTACGGAATGCGATACGGAGAGAGGTCCATAAAAAGAGCATTGGAttatttgaaggaaaaaaacataaacaaGCTTCTAGTAGTGCCCCTATATCCCCAATCAGCCGAATGCACAGTAGCATCCACGTTTGACTGCGTAggtgaaaatttaaaaaagtggaataACATCCCAGAGCTCAGATTTCTCTCCGGATACTGTCTAAATGAAAAGTATCTAAACAGTATGACTGAGTGTATTCAAaacttttggaaaataaatggaaaaggagacAAATTAATCATATCTTACCATTCCATACCTACCAAAACGGTGGAGGATGGAGACctatatccttttttttgtatcgaGAGTACAAACCAGTTGGTTAAAAAGCTGAAccttaagaaggaagattataTTTTAGCTTTCCAGTCAAGAATAGAAGGACAGAGATGGATACAACCATGCatcgaaaatattttaaagcAATTATCTTCTGACAGGTGTAATGTCGTCGATGTGGTTTGTCCATCCTTTTCCGCTGACTGCTTGGAGACAttggaagaaattgaaaTAACCTACCGGCAGCAGTTCCTTCAGCATGGCAATGGACGCCTTCGATATATAAGCTGCTTAAATTATTCCAAAGTGGGCATTGATTTTCTCATGGGCATTATTCAGGAGAACATGGTCGGATGGTAG
- a CDS encoding DNA-directed RNA polymerase II 23 kDa polypeptide, translated as MEDPITRFYKCRKTCCEMLEDRGYIITPREKLENFATFKEQFEENEKLRSRMTIITSHKDDANNKIIVYFADEIKKTGVKPLRELTEKMDEKSIQRAILVTQNTLTPFARDAIKEAAPRHIIENFLDTELLVNITKHELVPRHIPLTSDEKRNLLQRYKIKENKLPRIQDVDPVCRYFGLAKGQVVKIIRPSETAGRYVTYRLVV; from the exons ATGGAAGACCCTATAACGAGGTTCTACAAATGCAGAAAAACCTGCTGTGAGATGCTCGAGGACAGGGGATACATCATAACACCCAGGGAGAAGCTGGAAAACTTTGCCACCTTCAAGGAACAAtttgaggaaaatgaaaaact ACGATCCAGAATGACTATCATCACAAGTCACAAGGACGACGCAAACAACAAAATTATCGTTTACTTCGCAGATGAAATTAAGAAAACGGGAGTCAAGCCTTTGAGAGA GCTgacggaaaaaatggatgaaaaGTCAATTCAGAGAGCAATACTTGTGACGCAAAATACGTTGACGCCCTTCGCTCGAGAT GCAATTAAGGAAGCTGCCCCGAGACACAttatagaaaattttttggacaCCGAATTGTTG GTTAACATAACGAAGCACGAGCTGGTTCCAAGGCACATCCCCCTCACGAGTgacgaaaaaaggaacctcCTACAAAGATATAAG ATTAAAGAGAACAAGTTGCCTCGAATTCAAGACGTGGATCCTGTGTGTCGATACTTCGGCCTCGCAAAAGgacag GTTGTTAAAATAATCAGACCCAGTGAAACGGCTGGTAGGTACGTGACCTACAGGCTCGTGGTTTGA
- a CDS encoding Exosome complex exonuclease has product MKSCKNNANFFWCNLKKKLRLDGRNFEDSRNISIYFLGEHGNVEVSIGHTKVICKITGEIVKPFDKRPNEGMIKVNLDIDSFTNVNDNSQISDECLEIRNLIERILKSSNLLNFESLCIIPHKKVWCLLVNIIVVENDGNLYDACYLSAYSGLVHYRNNEVTVDSVGDIIIEEGETNYTPLSIHNTPILTTFAYFNCEDICLIDPSIEEEEFMSSKLSVALNKNGKLVSILKPGGSPISYEKILEAIELAKKRVKSILKILEDALEEDKNLRNSLKKKNLQIKYSSNPVHIKYDDARVHAKPLVIPPNKSVKNNLNIEKIIKEYEQYIYSQEVKKEEKDKSIHDETTLGDTTRTSQYLINEELRKLKQKIGPRNGNDFSYMDKYDDDISDISSNLDMENEMNLKNADVAKIKRQEFSDTNSHLHNLKMQKTSEEPKKEIANPAGLDATGVVRTVNDRIDATVRANPYFKGQPNFEDDKRNTSAKKHADSNDDSSDIDFSVAINQNLKKTKKKKG; this is encoded by the coding sequence ATGAAGAGCTGCAAGAACAATGCGAACTTCTTCTGGTGCAACTTGAAAAAGAAGCTTCGACTGGATGGACGGAACTTTGAAGACTCAAGAAACATTTCGATATACTTTTTGGGAGAACATGGAAATGTAGAGGTTTCCATTGGGCACACAAAAGTTATATGTAAAATAACAGGTGAAATTGTGAAGCCGTTTGATAAAAGACCAAACGAAGGAATGATAAAAGTAAATTTAGATATAGATAGTTTTACAAACGTAAATGATAATTCTCAAATAAGTGATGAATGTTTGGAAATAAGAAATTTAATTGaaagaattttaaaatcAAGTAATCTTTTAAACTTTGAATCTTTGTGTATTATTCCGCATAAGAAAGTGTGGTGTTTGTTAGTAAATATTATTGTGGTAGAAAATGACGGCAATTTATATGACGCTTGCTATTTGTCTGCCTACAGTGGATTAGTACATTATCGAAACAATGAAGTAACAGTTGATAGTGTTGGAGATATTATTATCGAAGAAGGGGAAACGAATTACACCCCCTTGTCTATTCACAACACGCCTATTTTAACTACCTTTGCGTACTTCAATTGTGAAGACATATGCCTCATCGACCCGTCGattgaggaagaagagttTATGTCCTCCAAATTGTCGGTTGCATTGAataaaaacggaaaattAGTGAGTATATTGAAACCCGGGGGATCGCCCATATCGTATGAAAAAATACTTGAAGCTATTGAATTAGCGAAAAAGAGAGTTAaaagcattttaaaaattttagaagATGCTTTagaggaagataaaaatttaagaaatagcttgaagaagaaaaatttacagaTCAAATATTCTTCCAATCctgtgcacataaaatatgATGACGCAAGGGTTCATGCAAAACCGCTCGTTATCCCCCCCAATAAATcagtaaaaaataatctcaacattgaaaaaattataaaggaatacgaacagtatatatattcgcaggaggtaaagaaggaagaaaaggataaaTCAATCCATGATGAGACAACCCTAGGGGACACTACACGCACGAGTCAGTACCTCATAAACGAAGAGCTTCGAAAATTGAAGCAGAAAATAGGACCAAGGAACGGTAACGACTTTTCCTACATGGATAAGTATGATGACGATATCAGCGACATCAGTAGTAACCTCGATATGGAAAACGAAATGAACCTTAAAAATGCAGATGTGGCAAAGATAAAAAGACAAGAATTCAGCGACACCAACTCGCATTTGCATAAtttgaaaatgcaaaaaacgAGCGAGGAgccaaaaaaggagatagCTAACCCTGCAGGGTTGGACGCAACGGGTGTCGTCAGAACGGTGAATGATAGGATAGACGCCACTGTTCGCGCAAACCCCTATTTTAAGGGACAGCCAAATTTCGAGGACGATAAAAGAAACACGAGTGCGAAGAAACACGCCGACTCGAATGACGATTCATCCGACATAGACTTCTCCGTGGCCATTAatcaaaatttgaagaaaacgaagaagaaaaaaggctAG